GAGCCCGATGGCGTTGACCTTCGCCTTGCGGCCGGCCAGCGCGCGCATCGCGCCGGTGACGGCGCCGGCGCCGCCCATGTCGTACTTCATGTCCTCCATGCCGGCGGCGGGCTTGAGCGAGATGCCGCCGGTGTCGAAGCACACGCCCTTGCCGATGAACGCCACCGGACGGTCGCCCTTGCGGCCGCCGTCCCAGCGCATGACGACGAGCTGAGACTCGCGGACGCTGCCCTGGCCGACGCCGAGCAGCGCGCCCATGCCGAGCTTCCGCATCTGGGCCTCGCCCAGCACCTCGACCTTGACGCCGAGCTTGGCGAGCGACTTCGCGCGCGCGGCGAAGCTCTCCGGATGCAGGACGTTGGGCGGTTCGCTGACAAGGTCGCGGGTCATGAACACGCCGTCGGCCACCGGCCGCAGCGCCGCGAAGGCGCGTTGCGCGAACGCCGGATCCCTGACCGCGATCGCAACGGTGTCGACGGTCGGCTTCGCCTCGGCCTTCTCCCGCGTGCGGTACTTGTCGAAACGGTACGACCGCAGCAGCGCGCCGAACGCGACCCGCGCCGCCAGCTCGTCGGCCTTGACGCGGCAGCCGGCCGGCTGCTCGACCACGATCGTGAGCGACTTGGCGCCGGCGCCGTTCGCCTCGGCCAGCAGCGTCCCGCCGATCCCCTCGGCGGCGCGCTCGGTCAGCGCCGCGCCCTCGCCGGTTCCGCACAGGACGAGGCGGCCGGCGGCGACTCCGGCGGGCGCCGGGATCGCCAGGGTCTGGTGCAGCTTGCCGGTGAAGCGGCTCGCGGCGATCGCCTTGCCCAGCGTCCCGCCGGACTTCTTGTCGGCCGCCGCGGCCGCCGGCAGCAGCTTCCGGCCCGGCGCGGCGAGCATGGCGACGCTGACGGCCGGCGCTTTGGCGGGATCGACGAACACGATCTTCATGAGAGTCCCCGAAATTCATGGTCAACAGGCGGATAGCGCGCACCTTCGCACGCGATCCCCGGCGGCGGAAGCCCCACGGCGCGGCCGGCGATTCGGCGCATGACCAACCTTCCGCAGCCGCGTATATTTGGCTATCTAAACCCCTCGGATAACCGACGAAACGCCCGGAGAGGCCGCCGTGGAGACGACGCAGACGCACGGGCGCGACGCCCCGCGCGCGTATCCGCCGGGCCGTCCAGCCGGGCCGCCGCGGAACCGCGGCTAGACGCGTGCGCGCCCCGTTCCACCGTCTCTTCGCCGCGGCGCTCGCGGTCTGCGTCGCGGCCGCCGCGCCCGGCGCGGACGCCCAGACCATGGAGCGCCGCCCGGACCGGACCGACCCGGACCGGGCGAAGCCCCCGGCCGCCGTCCCGAAGCGGCCCGCGCCCGAAAAGCGCACGCCGGCGTTGTTCAACGCCGACGAAGTGACCTACGACCGCGCTGCCGACGTCGTCACGGCGACCGGACGCGTCGAGGTCTCGCAGAACGACCGGATCCTGCAGGCCGACCGGCTCGTCTACGATCGCCGCCGCGACGTGATGACGGCGACCGGTAACGTGCGGATCGTCGAGCCGACCGGCGAGGTGATCTTCGCCGACACCGCGAGCGTCACCGGCGACCTCAAGGAGGGCGCGGCGCGCGACATCCGCCTGCGCATGTCCAACGACGCCCGCGTCGCGGCCAACGGCGGCACCTTCAGCGAGGGCAACCGCACCGAGCTCGTCAAGGCCGTCTACACGCCGTGCGAATCCTGCCCGGAGAGACCCGAGCGCGCGCCGCTGTGGCAGGTCAAGGCGCGCAAGATCGTCCACGACAAGACCAAGCAGGACATCTACTTCTACGACGCGACGCTGGAGTTCTTCGGGATCCCGGTCGCCTACACGCCCTACATGGCGCACGCCGATCCGACGGTCGACCGCCGGTCCGGCTTCCTCGCCCCGGTGTTCGAACAATCCCGGCAGCTCGGGTTCGGCGTCACCGTGCCCTACTTCTGGGCGATCGATCCCTCCAGCGACCTGACGCTGTACCCGCGCGTCATGTCGGAGCGCGGCCTGCTGCTGGGCATCGAGACGCGCAAACGGTTCGACAACGGCAGCCTGCGCTTCACGGGCACCGCCACCCGCGACACGTTCCACGAGCGTCCGGGCGCCGAGACGCGCGGCCACTTCATGTCCGAGGGCCGCTTCGACATCGACGAGCACTGGCGCGCGGGCTTCCAGGGGCAGCGCGCCACCGACAAGACCTACATGCGCTTCTACGACATCGGGTCGTACGATTTCCTCACCAGCAAGGCGTACGCCGAGCGCTTCGACCGCCGCAGCTACGGGTCGGTCTTCGCCTACGCCTTCCAGGAGCTGCGGTCCGGCTACTCGTCGCGGCAGACGCCCTACGTGGTGCCCGTCGCCGCGTACAACTACGTCGGCGAGCAGATGCGGTTCGGCGGCCATTTCATCGCCGACGCCAGCGTCCGCCACCTGTTCCGCGAGGAGGGCACCGACAGCACCCGGGTGATGGCGCGCGTCGGCTACGACTTCACGCACATCACCCGCGACGGCCACGTCTTCAACGTGCTGGCGACCGTGCGGGGCGACATCTACGACATCAAGAACGCGGTCGATCCCGACGATCCGGCGGGACAGTTCACCGGCACCAAGGCGCGCGCGTTCCCGCAGATCTCGGCCGACTGGCGATATCCGATGATCCGCCGGATCGGCGAGAGCTCGTACGCGACCGTCGAGCCGATCGTCGGCTTCGTCGCGGCGCCGAACGTCGGGCGCCAGTGGCGCTACGCCAACGAGGACGCCATCGACCAGGTGTACGACGAGACGAACCTGTTCAGCCCCAACCGCTCGACGGGCGACGACCGGCTCGAGGGCGGCCAGCGTCTGAACTACGGCATGAAGCTCGGACTCAACGCCGGCCAGGGCGGCTCGAGCTGGTTCTTCGTCGGCCAGAGCTTCCGGCTGCAGCGCGACACCTCCTACCCGGCCGCCACCGGTCTGCGCTCGAAGATCTCCGATCCGGTGACCGCGCTGTCGATCAATCCCGGCCGCTACTGGGACATCTTCGCGCGCGCGCGGTTCGACAAGGAGCATCTCAGCCGCGTCCGGCAGGCCGATGCGTACATCGCGGCCGGGCCGCGCGAGTTCCGCGTGATCGGCAGCTACGCCCTGATCGACGAGGCGCAGTCGACCCTCAACGCCTTCGGCGACCGCCAGGAGGGGCGCCTCGGCTTCATCGCGCGCCCGCACGAGAACTGGAAGTTCGGCGCCTCGATCGCGCGCGACCTCGAGCGCGGCGCGACGCGCCAGATGCAGGGGCTGCTGGAGTACGAGGACGAGTGCTTCCTGTTCGGAATCCGCCTGTCGCGCCGGTACTACACGGACCGCGACGTAAAGCCGGACAACCGCGTCGCGTTCCGCTTCGTCCTCAAGCAGACGACCGACACCAACTACTGAGTCGCGCCGGCCCCGCGCCGGTTGCGGATCGACCCCCGCCGGCTATAGTCCGGCCCCAGCCCACCCCATACGATACGGAAACCGCCCGTGCGCCGAACCTCCCTGCTCCACGCCATCGCCCTGGCCCTGCCGTTGGCGTTCGCGGCGTCCGCGGCCGGCGCCCAGGAGCACTGCATCGCCGCTATGGTCAACGACCAGCCGATCACCGGGTTCGAGCACGGCCAGCGGGTGAAGTTCGTCATGCTGTCGACCCGGATGGCGGACAGCCCGGAGAACCGGCAGCGCGTCGCCCAGCAGGTGCTGCGCCAGATGACCGACGAGCGGCTGCAGCTCGACGACGCCAAGCGCGCCGGCGTCTCGGTCGCCCAGTCCGAGGTCGACGACCGGGTCGGCAAGATCGAGGACCTCAACAACATGCCCTCGGGCACGATCCGGGCGCAGATGGCCGGCTCCGGAATCGCCTATTCGGTGCTCACCGACCAGATCCGCGCCGCCATCGCCTGGGAGAAGATCGTCCGGCGCAAAGTACGCCAGGGGCTCGACGTGACGGAGCCGGAGATCGACGAGGCGCTGCGGCTGATGCGCGCCAACATCGGCAAGTCGGAGAACCGCGTCGCCGAGATATTCATCGCGGTCGACCGGCCGGACCAGGCCGACGAGGGACTGCGCAACGCGCGCCGCGTGCTCGAGCAGCTGCGCGGCGGCACGCCCTTCCCCGACGTCGCCCGCCAGTTCTCGCAAGGAGCCACGGCGTCGAACGGCGGCGACCTCGGCTGGGTCCTGCCCGGCACGCTCGATCCCGCCCTCGACGCCGCCATCGCGGCGCTGCAGCCCGGCAAGATATCCGACCCGATCCGAAGCCCCGCCGGCTGGCACATCCTCGCCCTTGTCGACCGTCGGCCGTTCGGCAAGGCATCGGGCGGTGGCGACCTCGTGCTGACGATGCTCCAGCTCCTGCTGCCGCTGCCCGCCAACTCGACCGCCGCGGAGGTCGAGCGCCAGAAGGGCGTCGCGCAGGTGGTGATGAGCCAGGCCCGGAGCTGCGCCGATCTGCGCCGCCAGTGCGACCGCACCAAGGGCTGCTCGGCGAAGGACACCGAGGTCACCACCGGCCAGCTCCGCGCGTCGTCGCCGGCGATCGCCGAGCAGGCGGCCAGCGCCGCGCTCGGCACGCCGATCGGTCCGTTCCAGGCCGGCACCGCCATCCAGATCGTCGCCGTCTGCTCGAAGGAGCAGGACACCGGCATGCCGAGCCGCGACACGATCCGGCAGGGCATCTTCGAGCGCAAACTCGAATCCGCGGCGCGGCGGTACATGCGCGACCTGCGCCGGACTTCGGTCATCGAGATGCGGAAGAACTGCAAGATATGAACGCCGGCGCGCCGATCGCCGTGACGATGGGCGAACCGGCGGGCATCGGCGGCGAGCTCACCGTCAAGGCGTGGCGGGCGCGCCGCGGACGCGGCGGCCCCGCCGCGTTCTTCGCGATAGACGATCCCGACCGCCTGCGCGCGATCGCCGGCGACGACGGCGCGGTGGTCGAGATCGCCCATCCGTCCGAGGCCGCGCCGGCGTTCGACCGCGCGCTGCCGGTGCTGCCGCAGCGACTGCCGGCTCCCGCGGTCGCCGGCCGCCCGGACGTCCGCGCCGCGGCGGCGGTGATCGCCAGCATCGAGAGGGCCGCCGGGTTGGCGCTGTCCGGCGAGGCCGGTGGCGTCGTCACCAATCCGATCCAGAAGAAGACGCTGCAGGACGCCGGTTTCGCGCATCCCGGGCACACCGAGTTCCTCGCCGCGCTCGGCGGCGGCGCCGACGTCGCGATGATGCTGGCCTGCGAAGGGCTGCGGGTGGTTCCGGTGACGATCCACGTCTCCCTGCGCCGCGCCATCGAGACGCTGACGACGGACGGCATCGTGCGCGCCGGCCGCGTCGCGGCCGCTGCGCTGCGGCGCGACTTCGGCATCGACCTCCCGCGCATCGCCGTCGCCGGCCTGAATCCGCACGCCGGCGAACAGGGCGCGATGGGCGACGAGGAGGCGCGCATCGTCGCGCCGGCCGTCGAGACGCTGCGCGGCGACGGCCTGCCGGTCGCCGGCCCGATGCCGCCCGACACGATGTTCCACCCCGCTGCGCGCGCGCGCTACGACGTCGCGGTGTGCATGTACCACGACCAGGCGCTGATCCCGGTCAAGACGCTGGACTTCGCGGGCGGCGTCAACGTGACGCTCGGCCTGCCCTTCGTGCGCACCTCGCCCGACCACGGCACCGCGCTGGACATCGCCGGCAAGGGCCTCGCCGACC
The genomic region above belongs to Rhodospirillales bacterium and contains:
- a CDS encoding LPS-assembly protein LptD; the protein is MRAPFHRLFAAALAVCVAAAAPGADAQTMERRPDRTDPDRAKPPAAVPKRPAPEKRTPALFNADEVTYDRAADVVTATGRVEVSQNDRILQADRLVYDRRRDVMTATGNVRIVEPTGEVIFADTASVTGDLKEGAARDIRLRMSNDARVAANGGTFSEGNRTELVKAVYTPCESCPERPERAPLWQVKARKIVHDKTKQDIYFYDATLEFFGIPVAYTPYMAHADPTVDRRSGFLAPVFEQSRQLGFGVTVPYFWAIDPSSDLTLYPRVMSERGLLLGIETRKRFDNGSLRFTGTATRDTFHERPGAETRGHFMSEGRFDIDEHWRAGFQGQRATDKTYMRFYDIGSYDFLTSKAYAERFDRRSYGSVFAYAFQELRSGYSSRQTPYVVPVAAYNYVGEQMRFGGHFIADASVRHLFREEGTDSTRVMARVGYDFTHITRDGHVFNVLATVRGDIYDIKNAVDPDDPAGQFTGTKARAFPQISADWRYPMIRRIGESSYATVEPIVGFVAAPNVGRQWRYANEDAIDQVYDETNLFSPNRSTGDDRLEGGQRLNYGMKLGLNAGQGGSSWFFVGQSFRLQRDTSYPAATGLRSKISDPVTALSINPGRYWDIFARARFDKEHLSRVRQADAYIAAGPREFRVIGSYALIDEAQSTLNAFGDRQEGRLGFIARPHENWKFGASIARDLERGATRQMQGLLEYEDECFLFGIRLSRRYYTDRDVKPDNRVAFRFVLKQTTDTNY
- the pdxA gene encoding 4-hydroxythreonine-4-phosphate dehydrogenase PdxA, with amino-acid sequence MNAGAPIAVTMGEPAGIGGELTVKAWRARRGRGGPAAFFAIDDPDRLRAIAGDDGAVVEIAHPSEAAPAFDRALPVLPQRLPAPAVAGRPDVRAAAAVIASIERAAGLALSGEAGGVVTNPIQKKTLQDAGFAHPGHTEFLAALGGGADVAMMLACEGLRVVPVTIHVSLRRAIETLTTDGIVRAGRVAAAALRRDFGIDLPRIAVAGLNPHAGEQGAMGDEEARIVAPAVETLRGDGLPVAGPMPPDTMFHPAARARYDVAVCMYHDQALIPVKTLDFAGGVNVTLGLPFVRTSPDHGTALDIAGKGLADPASFLAALDMASAMAARRAAA
- a CDS encoding leucyl aminopeptidase; the protein is MKIVFVDPAKAPAVSVAMLAAPGRKLLPAAAAADKKSGGTLGKAIAASRFTGKLHQTLAIPAPAGVAAGRLVLCGTGEGAALTERAAEGIGGTLLAEANGAGAKSLTIVVEQPAGCRVKADELAARVAFGALLRSYRFDKYRTREKAEAKPTVDTVAIAVRDPAFAQRAFAALRPVADGVFMTRDLVSEPPNVLHPESFAARAKSLAKLGVKVEVLGEAQMRKLGMGALLGVGQGSVRESQLVVMRWDGGRKGDRPVAFIGKGVCFDTGGISLKPAAGMEDMKYDMGGAGAVTGAMRALAGRKAKVNAIGLIGLVENMPDGNAQRPSDVVKTMSGQTVEVINTDAEGRLVLCDVMWYAQEKYDPALMVEFSTLTGAIVVALGHERAGLFCNDDKLARQLRDAGAKVGEKLWRMPLGSGYDKDIDSEIADMKNVGGRAAGSVTAAQFLKRFVQGKRPWAHVDIAGVAWHLKGDATTPKGASAFGVRLVDQFVADHHE
- a CDS encoding peptidylprolyl isomerase, producing the protein MRRTSLLHAIALALPLAFAASAAGAQEHCIAAMVNDQPITGFEHGQRVKFVMLSTRMADSPENRQRVAQQVLRQMTDERLQLDDAKRAGVSVAQSEVDDRVGKIEDLNNMPSGTIRAQMAGSGIAYSVLTDQIRAAIAWEKIVRRKVRQGLDVTEPEIDEALRLMRANIGKSENRVAEIFIAVDRPDQADEGLRNARRVLEQLRGGTPFPDVARQFSQGATASNGGDLGWVLPGTLDPALDAAIAALQPGKISDPIRSPAGWHILALVDRRPFGKASGGGDLVLTMLQLLLPLPANSTAAEVERQKGVAQVVMSQARSCADLRRQCDRTKGCSAKDTEVTTGQLRASSPAIAEQAASAALGTPIGPFQAGTAIQIVAVCSKEQDTGMPSRDTIRQGIFERKLESAARRYMRDLRRTSVIEMRKNCKI